Proteins from a genomic interval of Nitrospirota bacterium:
- a CDS encoding replication-associated recombination protein A, whose amino-acid sequence MELFKDRAISSSSPPLAFRMCPQTLDEYIGQEHILGAGKLLRRAIEADRISSIILYGPPGTGKTALARVIAEKTKSYFEWLNAATIGLDEIRKVIKDARKRKTNGINTIVFLDEIHRFNKLQQDALLPDVEEGNIVLIAATVENPFFYVNSALLSRSQVFELKPLSEENILKILNHALLDKKRGFGNQDVIIDEDALKHIAKMSDGDARKALSSLEIAVLTTAPDKHGKIYINLQTAEESIQKKVVVYDKKGDQHFDTISAFIKSMRGSDPDAAIYYLAKMIYAGEDPRFIARRIVICASEDVGNADPMALIVATSALRAVEFIGMPEARIPLAQAVIYIANAPKSNACYKAIEGALKDISTEETIEVPNHLKNSHYLGARKLGHGKDYKYPHDYGGYVEQEYLKKKKKYYNP is encoded by the coding sequence ATGGAACTATTTAAAGACAGGGCTATTTCATCCTCTTCTCCACCTCTCGCTTTTAGAATGTGTCCTCAAACCCTTGATGAATACATAGGTCAGGAGCATATACTCGGGGCTGGCAAATTACTTAGAAGGGCGATAGAGGCAGATAGAATTTCATCAATCATACTTTATGGGCCCCCTGGAACAGGGAAGACCGCACTTGCGCGGGTGATTGCAGAAAAAACAAAATCCTATTTCGAATGGCTCAACGCGGCAACTATCGGACTCGATGAAATCAGAAAAGTTATAAAAGATGCAAGGAAAAGAAAAACAAATGGGATAAACACTATCGTATTTCTTGACGAAATCCACCGCTTCAATAAGTTACAACAGGATGCTTTGCTTCCTGATGTTGAGGAAGGAAATATTGTACTTATTGCTGCAACAGTTGAAAATCCATTTTTTTACGTCAATTCAGCTTTACTCTCGAGAAGTCAGGTCTTCGAATTGAAGCCTCTTTCAGAAGAAAATATTTTAAAAATTTTGAATCATGCACTGCTTGATAAAAAACGGGGGTTTGGCAATCAGGATGTTATCATTGATGAAGATGCACTTAAGCACATCGCTAAAATGTCTGATGGAGATGCAAGAAAGGCTTTATCTTCACTTGAGATTGCTGTTCTTACAACTGCGCCGGATAAACATGGGAAGATTTATATAAATTTGCAAACAGCAGAGGAGTCTATTCAGAAAAAAGTAGTTGTTTATGACAAGAAAGGTGATCAGCATTTTGATACAATCTCAGCATTTATAAAAAGTATGCGCGGCTCAGATCCTGATGCAGCTATTTATTATCTTGCGAAGATGATTTATGCTGGAGAAGACCCACGTTTTATAGCGAGACGTATCGTTATATGCGCATCAGAAGATGTTGGGAACGCAGACCCAATGGCACTGATTGTTGCAACCTCTGCTTTAAGAGCAGTTGAATTCATTGGAATGCCTGAGGCAAGAATTCCTCTTGCACAAGCTGTTATATACATTGCAAATGCACCTAAGAGTAATGCCTGTTATAAAGCAATTGAAGGTGCTTTGAAAGACATTTCTACTGAAGAAACTATTGAGGTGCCGAATCATCTGAAAAACAGCCACTATTTAGGAGCAAGAAAACTTGGTCATGGCAAAGATTATAAGTATCCTCACGATTACGGCGGATATGTTGAACAGGAATACTTGAAAAAGAAAAAGAAATACTATAATCCCTGA
- a CDS encoding carotenoid 1,2-hydratase, producing the protein MKKLILVLLLFLSSSAFSQEYLDVTPDYRVKLPEDFYFKKDYRVQWWYFTGHLFDMNGREFGYELTFFVVNVQKRNYKSQFGVNKIYISHFAISDVNNNKFYFYDKGDSGAYGFAGAKEDELNVWVEENTLKGKMNKMHIKAFDSSNMIDLELIPSKPVVLNGENGYSRKSEESSLISSIYFSYTNMKTKGILKIGNHSFNVKGKSWFDREISSRSLSDNQKGWDWFAIQLDDGREIMLYMIRNKDGSIDKYSSGTLVYPGGKYRKLSRNDFNIKVLTHYKSKKTKARYPSKWEIWLQSENLILFVTPLIKDQEFLAYGTTGNYYWEGTCEVDGTSKGRAYVEMTGYRE; encoded by the coding sequence ATGAAAAAATTAATTCTGGTTTTGTTACTTTTTTTATCCTCTTCTGCCTTTTCTCAGGAATACCTTGATGTTACACCTGACTACAGAGTAAAACTTCCAGAGGATTTTTATTTCAAAAAAGACTATAGAGTCCAGTGGTGGTATTTTACAGGACATTTGTTTGATATGAATGGCAGAGAATTTGGATACGAGCTTACATTCTTTGTTGTGAATGTTCAGAAAAGGAATTACAAATCTCAATTCGGCGTAAACAAGATATATATTTCGCATTTTGCCATCTCTGATGTAAACAATAATAAATTTTATTTTTATGACAAAGGAGATTCAGGGGCATATGGGTTCGCAGGTGCAAAAGAAGATGAACTGAATGTCTGGGTTGAGGAGAATACATTGAAAGGTAAAATGAATAAAATGCACATAAAGGCTTTTGATAGCAGTAATATGATCGATCTTGAGTTGATTCCATCAAAGCCTGTTGTTCTTAACGGTGAGAATGGATATTCAAGAAAGTCAGAAGAATCATCTTTGATTTCTTCGATATATTTTTCTTATACAAATATGAAAACCAAAGGGATATTAAAGATAGGTAATCATTCGTTTAATGTAAAAGGGAAGAGCTGGTTTGACAGGGAAATCTCATCAAGAAGCCTTTCAGATAATCAGAAAGGATGGGACTGGTTTGCGATACAGCTTGACGACGGAAGAGAAATAATGCTCTACATGATCAGAAATAAAGATGGTTCTATAGATAAATATTCATCAGGAACGCTCGTATATCCCGGTGGTAAATACCGAAAGCTTTCAAGAAATGATTTTAATATAAAAGTCTTAACTCACTATAAATCTAAAAAAACAAAGGCAAGATATCCTTCTAAGTGGGAAATCTGGCTTCAATCCGAAAATCTTATCCTTTTCGTTACACCCCTTATTAAAGATCAGGAATTTCTGGCTTATGGAACAACTGGTAATTATTACTGGGAAGGCACATGTGAGGTTGACGGGACTTCAAAAGGAAGGGCATATGTAGAGATGACAGGGTACCGAGAATGA
- a CDS encoding ABC transporter ATP-binding protein: MIKLEGVEKYYGNNRVLKGINLEVEKAEFISIMGSSGSGKSTLLNLIGGMDKPEKGSIFVNGSEISAYTDEQLTLYRRKKVGFIFQFFNLLPNISVVENIQMPLLLNGDENIKKVYEIIERVGLKGKENVYPYQLSGGEQQRVAIARALIHNPEIILADEPTGSLDSETGIMIMELITQLAKETGKTIILVTHESYIAEYAKRIIRIKDGFIIK; this comes from the coding sequence ATGATAAAACTCGAAGGTGTAGAAAAATATTACGGGAATAATAGAGTTCTCAAGGGTATAAATCTTGAGGTAGAAAAAGCCGAATTTATTTCGATTATGGGTAGTTCAGGTTCTGGAAAATCCACATTGCTTAATCTTATCGGTGGTATGGACAAACCAGAAAAAGGAAGTATCTTTGTTAATGGTTCAGAGATATCGGCATATACAGATGAACAGCTTACACTTTACAGACGAAAGAAAGTAGGCTTTATTTTTCAGTTCTTTAATCTTTTGCCGAATATTTCAGTTGTTGAAAATATTCAAATGCCATTGCTTCTTAATGGAGATGAAAACATAAAGAAGGTCTACGAAATTATTGAACGTGTTGGACTTAAAGGTAAGGAGAACGTTTATCCATATCAACTTTCAGGTGGAGAACAACAGAGAGTTGCAATAGCAAGGGCATTAATACATAACCCTGAAATCATACTTGCTGATGAGCCGACAGGAAGTTTAGACAGCGAGACAGGGATAATGATTATGGAATTGATTACACAACTGGCAAAGGAGACAGGAAAAACCATAATACTTGTTACACATGAATCTTATATAGCTGAATATGCAAAAAGAATTATAAGGATAAAGGATGGATTCATAATAAAGTAA